The following coding sequences lie in one Cloeon dipterum chromosome 1, ieCloDipt1.1, whole genome shotgun sequence genomic window:
- the Ndc1 gene encoding nucleoporin NDC1: protein MAIPQAEATKRRIRSVTWCVLCHSVALACLHAALVLDPLHPFRWLSASVSRVLSFRFVATLIEVIVLTAAQVMLLSQNLHRTTSLLRPSSFNQLIREKKQQQNSVLSLVKTACSVFTEVPVQALTGGNQYLLLCNLVVALLVGFLFLDTSSALFLITASTFITLRTRYGLRPMDVPPVVNLPLITQVRATFRDGVRGLFLPCLKSFVAINLLVFTFQVLCYSWLEIPLSYPSLSTLTSSFCVYFFLTLMLTLNNRITHAVFLANWHFPVEATEPDELSLLAALDSSKELQLAAARDLLFISELDPARRAEFWVLSQPGGHPTRFNKLMQIFSGAVGSFEREFNLQKAKPKPVKSPPPNVNSFGTPPHSSTPTVLNTPVQPQALSKLKGLLYQTPQTPTIRPMESIQSPLRLVPSRSPEPPAPAVSIFEKVLTTLGKRVESDASKSSEEATSVAKMVAVVMSEAPFLAHLASALSNLALASLTEDTYGIVQLKLKEVGSGLITLLHTVDRRSALGTKMSASDLVDVNRAVDLVQDAASRALARISRAFGDALLDLKWNDKERDTLVLYI from the coding sequence ATGGCTATTCCGCAGGCGGAGGCGACGAAGAGGCGCATTCGCAGCGTAACATGGTGCGTGTTGTGCCACTCTGTTGCGCTCGCATGTCTTCACGCCGCGCTCGTGTTAGACCCGTTGCATCCCTTCCGCTGGCTGTCAGCCTCCGTGTCGCGCGTGCTGTCATTCAGATTCGTCGCCACCCTGATCGAGGTTATCGTGCTCACAGCCGCGCAGGTGATGCTACTCTCACAGAACCTCCACCGGACGACGTCTCTGCTACGCCCGTCCAGCTTCAACCAGCTCATCAGAGAGAAGAAGCAACAGCAGAATTCGGTCCTGTCGCTGGTCAAGACTGCGTGTAGCGTGTTCACTGAGGTCCCCGTGCAAGCCCTGACCGGCGGCAATCAGTACCTGCTGCTGTGTAACCTTGTGGTCGCCCTTCTGGTTGGATTTCTGTTCCTCGACACCAGCAGCGCACTTTTCTTGATCACGGCCAGCACGTTCATCACCCTGCGCACCAGATACGGCCTCCGCCCAATGGACGTGCCACCTGTGGTGAACCTTCCCCTGATCACTCAGGTTCGGGCTACCTTCAGAGACGGCGTGCGTGGCCTTTTCTTACCCTGCCTCAAGAGCTTCGTCGCGATCAACTTGCTGGTCTTCACCTTTCAAGTGCTGTGCTACTCTTGGCTTGAAATTCCCCTGAGCTATCCAAGCCTGTCCACCCTGACGTCCTCCTTCTGCGTCTACTTCTTCCTGACCCTGATGCTCACCCTGAACAACCGAATCACGCATGCAGTCTTCCTCGCCAACTGGCACTTCCCTGTGGAGGCGACCGAGCCGGATGAGCTCAGCCTCTTGGCGGCCCTGGATTCCTCCAAGGAGCTGCAACTGGCCGCCGCCAGGGATCTACTTTTCATTTCGGAACTGGATCCAGCACGCAGAGCAGAGTTTTGGGTGCTCAGTCAGCCAGGAGGCCATCCGACTAGATTCAACAAGCTCATGCAAATCTTCTCAGGCGCCGTCGGCAGTTTTGAGCGAGAGTTCAACCTGCAGAAGGCTAAACCAAAGCCGGTGAAGAGCCCCCCGCCAAACGTTAACAGTTTTGGCACCCCTCCACACTCGAGCACCCCTACCGTGCTGAACACACCCGTACAGCCCCAGGCACTGTCCAAATTAAAGGGCCTGCTGTACCAAACGCCGCAAACGCCAACCATCCGACCCATGGAGTCTATTCAGTCGCCCCTCAGGCTGGTGCCGAGCCGTAGCCCTGAGCCTCCTGCTCCTGCTGTCTCAATTTTCGAAAAGGTGCTCACGACCCTGGGCAAGAGGGTTGAGTCGGACGCATCAAAGAGCTCTGAGGAAGCCACCAGTGTGGCCAAGATGGTGGCTGTGGTGATGTCAGAAGCCCCTTTTCTGGCGCACCTGGCCTCTGCCCTGTCAAACCTAGCCCTGGCGTCCCTCACTGAAGACACCTACGGCATCGTGCAGCTAAAACTTAAAGAAGTCGGATCTGGACTGATCACCCTGCTTCACACAGTGGACCGGAGAAGTGCCTTGGGTACTAAAATGTCTGCCAGCGACCTGGTCGACGTCAACAGAGCCGTCGACCTGGTGCAAGATGCAGCCTCAAGGGCCCTCGCAAGAATTTCCAGGGCCTTCGGTGACGCCCTGCTTGATCTCAAGTGGAATGATAAAGAAAGGGACACATTGGTCCTCTACATTTGA
- the Top3alpha gene encoding DNA topoisomerase 3-alpha isoform X2, with protein sequence MTCWLVLSRRTIGIFGGGCSHFLSSSTLGCRFESNMRKILHVAEKNDAAKNIASIMSGGRSQRREGMSRFNKIYEFNMNFQGQNCKMVMTSVSGHLLGHDFPATYRGWNSCNPVDLFSAPVVKSCSNDMEPIKRTLEREVRTCDTLVIWTDCDREGENIGFEVIDVCKAAKPGIRVLRAKFSQITGQAIHRALNNLVQPDKNVSDAVEVRSELDLRIGASFTRFQTLRLQKLFPGVLSEGLISYGSCQFPTLGFVVERYKSIQDFVHENFWKIEVSHEKDGVVARFNWEEGELFDEDAARCLYEACQEVNLATVDNVQSLPKSRWRPVPLDTVELEKTASRKLRINAADTMKIAEKLYNQGLISYPRTETNIFPKDLALVPLVEMQTNDPNWGAFAQRVLQDGPNPRQGKKSDQAHPPIHPTKYSNSLQGNDKKVYELIVRHFLACVSKDAKGHETKVFISIGDEKFHAKGLMVLERNYLEVYIYDRWSDTEIPVYNVGEQFVPTTLDFRDGETSAPNLLTEPELISLMEKHGIGTDATHAEHIETIKKRNYAALTNQSYFIPQQLGMALVEGYDSMGFHMSKPYLRAELEADLKKICEGRKNAQVVLREQIARYKEVFQQAVAQVNKLDDAVEQQLGVQRDANAVVQLPVAVADLKFASCPACGHDLIVKQKRDNSEFYVSCSAYPACRNSIWFPSVVNRVQVTDQICRQCGPNTKLLYFKLRRGELDVFYPSSECTTCVMGCDTAFFNNLGIRGFAPRQPALRPAAGNDDGGDDPDDGFGPGGDGGGGRAFQTQPRRPNNPTRDRVWTIGPMGDFGGQPPEDTVRCTCNNSPAAVMRSVRKEGPNKGRQFWSCEKPMGQSCGFFKWADEVGGEQPPPPPPPLFIPFADNGDDQGSVMCNCNVPAAMRTVRKEGANQGRTFWSCDKSNNGCGFFKWTDEEVQQPRTVPTMPPPPANNSSGDVLCSCNAPAAMRTVRKDGPNQGRQFWRCGSGNKCNFFQWADEDVPSAGQSWQQPSSTWQNKKTTGKRKCSICHKEGHTKVKCPNRNGS encoded by the exons ATGACTTGTTGGTTGGTGTTATCGCGACGGACGATTGGGATcttcggcggcggctgctcaCACTTTTTATCATCATCAACATTAGGATGCAGATTTGAATCCAACATGAGGAAGATTCTGCACGTAGCCGAGAAAAACGATGCGGCGAAAAACATCGCATCCATTATGTCTGGAGGTCGATCGCAACGG CGCGAGGGCATGTCGCGTTTCAACAAAATCTACGAGTTCAACATGAATTTCCAAGGGCAGAACTGCAAGATGGTGATGACGTCTGTGTCAGGTCATCTACTGGGTCATGACTTCCCTGCCACCTACAGGGGATGGAACTCGTGTAACCCTGTCGACCTTTTTTCTGCGCCCGTGGTCAAGTCGTGCAGCAATGACATGGAACCCATCAAG CGGACCCTTGAGAGGGAAGTGAGGACTTGTGACACCTTGGTTATTTGGACCGATTGCGATCGAGAAGGCGAAAACATTGGCTTCGAGGTGATTGACGTGTGCAAGGCCGCCAAGCCTGGGATCCGCGTGCTGAGGGCTAAGTTCTCGCAGATCACTGGTCAGGCGATTCACAGAGCCTTAAACAATCTGGTGCAGCCGGATAAGAATGTCAGTGACGCTGTCGAAGTTAGGAGTGAGCTTGACCTTCGAATTG GCGCCTCCTTCACGCGATTCCAAACTCTGCGTCTGCAGAAGCTTTTCCCTGGTGTCCTTAGTGAAGGTCTGATTAGCTACGGAAGCTGCCAGTTCCCCACGTTGGGCTTTGTGGTGGAGAGGTACAAATCAATTCAGGATTTTGTACATGagaatttctggaaaattgaaG tGAGCCATGAGAAAGATGGAGTTGTGGCCAGGTTCAACTGGGAGGAAGGCGAGCTGTTCGACGAGGATGCAGCCAGGTGCCTGTATGAGGCGTGCCAAGAGGTTAATCTGGCCACAGTGGATAACGTCCAGAGCCTGCCAAAGTCGAGGTGGCGACCAGTACCCCTTGATACAGTC GAATTGGAGAAAACTGCGTCGCGCAAGCTAAGAATTAACGCCGCAGACACAATGAAGATTGCTGAGAAGCTCTACAACCAGGGACTGATCAGCTACCCAAGAACAGAGACCAACATTTTCCCCAAGGACCTGGCTCTAGTGCCACTGGTGGAAATGCAAACCAATGATCCTAACTGGGGTG cgtTCGCGCAGCGAGTTCTGCAGGATGGGCCAAACCCTCGGCAAGGCAAAAAGTCTGATCAGGCGCATCCACCGATTCACCCAACCAAGTACAGCAACTCACTGCAAG GCAATGACAAAAAGGTGTACGAACTAATAGTTCGACACTTTTTGGCCTGCGTGTCCAAGGATGCTAAAGGACATGAAACGAAGGTGTTCATCTCTATTGGTGATGAAAAG TTCCACGCAAAGGGACTAATGGTTTTGGAGAGGAATTACCTGGAAGTTTACATCTACGATCGTTGGTCTGACACAGAAATTCCTGTTTACAACGTAGGAGAACAATTTGTGCCGACAACTCTTGACTTTCGAGATGGAGAAACTTCGGCTCCTAATCTTCTGACTGAGCCAGAACTCATCTCCTTAATGGAGAAGCACGGAATCG GAACGGACGCCACGCACGCTGAGCACATCGAGACAATAAAAAAGCGGAACTACGCCGCGCTCACCAATCAGAGCTACTTCATCCCTCAGCAGCTTGGCATGGCACTGGTTGAAGGCTACGACAGCATGGGTTTTCACATGTCCAAACCTTATCTCAGGGCAGAGCTTGAAGCTGATTTGAAAAA AATATGTGAAGGCAGGAAAAACGCGCAGGTTGTGCTTCGAGAGCAAATTGCCAGATACAAGGAGGTTTTCCAGCAGGCAGTCGCGCAG GTGAACAAATTAGACGATGCTGTAGAACAGCAGCTTGGAGTGCAGCGGGATGCGAATGCCGTGGTGCAACTTCCGGTCGCGGTGGCTGACCTTAAGTTTGCCTCTTGTCCAGCTTGTGGACATGATTTGATCGTGAAGCAGAAGAGGGACAATAGTGAGTTCTACGTCAGCTGTTCTGCGTATCCAGCGTGCAGAAATTCCATCTGGTTTCCTTCTGTGGTCAATAGAGTTCAAGTCACAGACCAGATTTGCAGACAG TGTGGGCCAAACACGAAACTTCTCTACTTCAAACTGCGCAGAGGAGAACTGGATGTTTTCTACCCTTCTTCAGAGTGCACAACCTGTGTGATGGGCTGTGACACAGCGTTCTTTAACAATCTTGGCATCAGGGGGTTTGCTCCTCGCCAACCAG cCCTTAGACCTGCAGCTGGTAACGATGATGGAGGAGATGACCCTGATGATGGCTTTGGACCTGGTGGGGATGGAGGAGGTGGCAGAGCCTTTCAGACCCAGCCTCGCCGTCCTAACAATCCGACCAGAGACAGGGTGTGGACCATTGGGCCTATGGGAGACTTTGGGGGACAACCACCCGAAGACACTGTACGCTGCACTTGCAACAACAGCCCTGCGGCTGTCATGCGCAGTGTCCGCAAAGAAGGGCCAAACAAAG GACGCCAATTTTGGAGCTGTGAGAAACCTATGGGACAGAGCTGTGGCTTCTTCAAATGGGCTGACGAAGTTGGAGGAGAGCAGCCTCCTCCTCCGCCACCACCTTTGTTCATACCTTTCGCAGACAATGGTGATGATCAGGGAAGTGTTATGTGCAACTGCAACGTGCCTGCAGCAATGAGGACTGTACGGAAAGAAGGAGCAAATCagg GTCGTACCTTCTGGAGCTGTGATAAGTCAAATAACGGCTGCGGTTTCTTCAAGTGGACCGATGAAGAAGTCCAGCAGCCACGAACTGTGCCAACAATGCCGCCGCCTCCAGCAAATAACAGCAGCGGGGATGTCTTATGCTCTTGCAACGCGCCAGCTGCCATGAGAACAGTGCGGAAAGATGGTCCAAATCAAG GTCGACAGTTCTGGAGGTGTGGCAGTGGCAACAAGTGCAATTTCTTTCAATGGGCTGATGAGGATGTGCCCAGTGCAGGTCAAAGCTGGCAGCAGCCGTCTTCAACCTGGCAAAACAAGAAAACCACTGGAAAGAGAAAATGCAGTATTTGTCATAAAGAAG GTCACACGAAAGTCAAATGCCCAAACAGAAACGGATCTTGA
- the Top3alpha gene encoding DNA topoisomerase 3-alpha isoform X1, with protein sequence MTCWLVLSRRTIGIFGGGCSHFLSSSTLGCRFESNMRKILHVAEKNDAAKNIASIMSGGRSQRREGMSRFNKIYEFNMNFQGQNCKMVMTSVSGHLLGHDFPATYRGWNSCNPVDLFSAPVVKSCSNDMEPIKRTLEREVRTCDTLVIWTDCDREGENIGFEVIDVCKAAKPGIRVLRAKFSQITGQAIHRALNNLVQPDKNVSDAVEVRSELDLRIGASFTRFQTLRLQKLFPGVLSEGLISYGSCQFPTLGFVVERYKSIQDFVHENFWKIEVSHEKDGVVARFNWEEGELFDEDAARCLYEACQEVNLATVDNVQSLPKSRWRPVPLDTVELEKTASRKLRINAADTMKIAEKLYNQGLISYPRTETNIFPKDLALVPLVEMQTNDPNWGAFAQRVLQDGPNPRQGKKSDQAHPPIHPTKYSNSLQGNDKKVYELIVRHFLACVSKDAKGHETKVFISIGDEKFHAKGLMVLERNYLEVYIYDRWSDTEIPVYNVGEQFVPTTLDFRDGETSAPNLLTEPELISLMEKHGIGTDATHAEHIETIKKRNYAALTNQSYFIPQQLGMALVEGYDSMGFHMSKPYLRAELEADLKKICEGRKNAQVVLREQIARYKEVFQQAVAQVNKLDDAVEQQLGVQRDANAVVQLPVAVADLKFASCPACGHDLIVKQKRDNSEFYVSCSAYPACRNSIWFPSVVNRVQVTDQICRQCGPNTKLLYFKLRRGELDVFYPSSECTTCVMGCDTAFFNNLGIRGFAPRQPALRPAAGNDDGGDDPDDGFGPGGDGGGGRAFQTQPRRPNNPTRDRVWTIGPMGDFGGQPPEDTVRCTCNNSPAAVMRSVRKEGPNKGRQFWSCEKPMGQSCGFFKWADEVGGEQPPPPPPPLFIPFADNGDDQGSVMCNCNVPAAMRTVRKEGANQGRTFWSCDKSNNGCGFFKWTDEEVQQPRTVPTMPPPPANNSSGDVLCSCNAPAAMRTVRKDGPNQGRQFWRCGSGDNCNFFQWADEDGPSTTQSWQQQEVQRPPTVPTMPPPPPNNSGEDVLCSCNAPAFMMTVRKEGPNQGRQFWRCGSGNKCNFFQWADEDVPSAGQSWQQPSSTWQNKKTTGKRKCSICHKEGHTKVKCPNRNGS encoded by the exons ATGACTTGTTGGTTGGTGTTATCGCGACGGACGATTGGGATcttcggcggcggctgctcaCACTTTTTATCATCATCAACATTAGGATGCAGATTTGAATCCAACATGAGGAAGATTCTGCACGTAGCCGAGAAAAACGATGCGGCGAAAAACATCGCATCCATTATGTCTGGAGGTCGATCGCAACGG CGCGAGGGCATGTCGCGTTTCAACAAAATCTACGAGTTCAACATGAATTTCCAAGGGCAGAACTGCAAGATGGTGATGACGTCTGTGTCAGGTCATCTACTGGGTCATGACTTCCCTGCCACCTACAGGGGATGGAACTCGTGTAACCCTGTCGACCTTTTTTCTGCGCCCGTGGTCAAGTCGTGCAGCAATGACATGGAACCCATCAAG CGGACCCTTGAGAGGGAAGTGAGGACTTGTGACACCTTGGTTATTTGGACCGATTGCGATCGAGAAGGCGAAAACATTGGCTTCGAGGTGATTGACGTGTGCAAGGCCGCCAAGCCTGGGATCCGCGTGCTGAGGGCTAAGTTCTCGCAGATCACTGGTCAGGCGATTCACAGAGCCTTAAACAATCTGGTGCAGCCGGATAAGAATGTCAGTGACGCTGTCGAAGTTAGGAGTGAGCTTGACCTTCGAATTG GCGCCTCCTTCACGCGATTCCAAACTCTGCGTCTGCAGAAGCTTTTCCCTGGTGTCCTTAGTGAAGGTCTGATTAGCTACGGAAGCTGCCAGTTCCCCACGTTGGGCTTTGTGGTGGAGAGGTACAAATCAATTCAGGATTTTGTACATGagaatttctggaaaattgaaG tGAGCCATGAGAAAGATGGAGTTGTGGCCAGGTTCAACTGGGAGGAAGGCGAGCTGTTCGACGAGGATGCAGCCAGGTGCCTGTATGAGGCGTGCCAAGAGGTTAATCTGGCCACAGTGGATAACGTCCAGAGCCTGCCAAAGTCGAGGTGGCGACCAGTACCCCTTGATACAGTC GAATTGGAGAAAACTGCGTCGCGCAAGCTAAGAATTAACGCCGCAGACACAATGAAGATTGCTGAGAAGCTCTACAACCAGGGACTGATCAGCTACCCAAGAACAGAGACCAACATTTTCCCCAAGGACCTGGCTCTAGTGCCACTGGTGGAAATGCAAACCAATGATCCTAACTGGGGTG cgtTCGCGCAGCGAGTTCTGCAGGATGGGCCAAACCCTCGGCAAGGCAAAAAGTCTGATCAGGCGCATCCACCGATTCACCCAACCAAGTACAGCAACTCACTGCAAG GCAATGACAAAAAGGTGTACGAACTAATAGTTCGACACTTTTTGGCCTGCGTGTCCAAGGATGCTAAAGGACATGAAACGAAGGTGTTCATCTCTATTGGTGATGAAAAG TTCCACGCAAAGGGACTAATGGTTTTGGAGAGGAATTACCTGGAAGTTTACATCTACGATCGTTGGTCTGACACAGAAATTCCTGTTTACAACGTAGGAGAACAATTTGTGCCGACAACTCTTGACTTTCGAGATGGAGAAACTTCGGCTCCTAATCTTCTGACTGAGCCAGAACTCATCTCCTTAATGGAGAAGCACGGAATCG GAACGGACGCCACGCACGCTGAGCACATCGAGACAATAAAAAAGCGGAACTACGCCGCGCTCACCAATCAGAGCTACTTCATCCCTCAGCAGCTTGGCATGGCACTGGTTGAAGGCTACGACAGCATGGGTTTTCACATGTCCAAACCTTATCTCAGGGCAGAGCTTGAAGCTGATTTGAAAAA AATATGTGAAGGCAGGAAAAACGCGCAGGTTGTGCTTCGAGAGCAAATTGCCAGATACAAGGAGGTTTTCCAGCAGGCAGTCGCGCAG GTGAACAAATTAGACGATGCTGTAGAACAGCAGCTTGGAGTGCAGCGGGATGCGAATGCCGTGGTGCAACTTCCGGTCGCGGTGGCTGACCTTAAGTTTGCCTCTTGTCCAGCTTGTGGACATGATTTGATCGTGAAGCAGAAGAGGGACAATAGTGAGTTCTACGTCAGCTGTTCTGCGTATCCAGCGTGCAGAAATTCCATCTGGTTTCCTTCTGTGGTCAATAGAGTTCAAGTCACAGACCAGATTTGCAGACAG TGTGGGCCAAACACGAAACTTCTCTACTTCAAACTGCGCAGAGGAGAACTGGATGTTTTCTACCCTTCTTCAGAGTGCACAACCTGTGTGATGGGCTGTGACACAGCGTTCTTTAACAATCTTGGCATCAGGGGGTTTGCTCCTCGCCAACCAG cCCTTAGACCTGCAGCTGGTAACGATGATGGAGGAGATGACCCTGATGATGGCTTTGGACCTGGTGGGGATGGAGGAGGTGGCAGAGCCTTTCAGACCCAGCCTCGCCGTCCTAACAATCCGACCAGAGACAGGGTGTGGACCATTGGGCCTATGGGAGACTTTGGGGGACAACCACCCGAAGACACTGTACGCTGCACTTGCAACAACAGCCCTGCGGCTGTCATGCGCAGTGTCCGCAAAGAAGGGCCAAACAAAG GACGCCAATTTTGGAGCTGTGAGAAACCTATGGGACAGAGCTGTGGCTTCTTCAAATGGGCTGACGAAGTTGGAGGAGAGCAGCCTCCTCCTCCGCCACCACCTTTGTTCATACCTTTCGCAGACAATGGTGATGATCAGGGAAGTGTTATGTGCAACTGCAACGTGCCTGCAGCAATGAGGACTGTACGGAAAGAAGGAGCAAATCagg GTCGTACCTTCTGGAGCTGTGATAAGTCAAATAACGGCTGCGGTTTCTTCAAGTGGACCGATGAAGAAGTCCAGCAGCCACGAACTGTGCCAACAATGCCGCCGCCTCCAGCAAATAACAGCAGCGGGGATGTCTTATGCTCTTGCAACGCGCCAGCTGCCATGAGAACAGTGCGGAAAGATGGTCCAAATCAAG GTCGACAGTTTTGGAGGTGTGGCAGTGGAGACAACTGCAATTTCTTTCAATGGGCGGACGAGGATGGGCCAAGCACAACCCAAAGCTGGCAGCAGCAGGAAGTTCAACGGCCGCCAACGGTGCCAACAATGCCGCCACCTCCACCAAATAACAGCGGCGAGGATGTCTTATGCTCTTGTAATGCACCTGCTTTTATGATGACGGTCCGTAAAGAAGGACCGAATCAAG GTCGACAGTTCTGGAGGTGTGGCAGTGGCAACAAGTGCAATTTCTTTCAATGGGCTGATGAGGATGTGCCCAGTGCAGGTCAAAGCTGGCAGCAGCCGTCTTCAACCTGGCAAAACAAGAAAACCACTGGAAAGAGAAAATGCAGTATTTGTCATAAAGAAG GTCACACGAAAGTCAAATGCCCAAACAGAAACGGATCTTGA